The region GAAACGTTCAAGATTTCTAAAGTTGGAACGATCGCAGGTTGTTATGTAATGACAGGTAAAATCACACGTAATAGTAGCGTAAGACTCATCCGTGATGGAATCGTGAAATACGATGGAAAACTTGGTTCTCTAAAGCGTTTTAAAGACGATGTAAAAGAAGTAACTAAAGGATTCGAATGTGGATTGAATATCGAAAACTATAACGATATCATCGTTGGAGATGAAATTGAAGTGTATGAGCAAGTAGAAGTAAAGCAAAAGCTTAAATAACATTTAAGATTTCGTAAACCGAAATATTGAAGCCCATTCTTTTTAAGGATGGGCTTTTTTTATGCAATTTTCACTTTTTTATAGCAATAAAACAGGATGTACATTAACAATTACAGTAGATGTTCTATTTAATAATGTTTATTGTTACATTTGTAAGAGTAATCTTTAAGTTTCGAGAATGAAAATCGCACATTTTAAGATCTTACATTTCTTGTTTCCTATTCAATAATATGTAGTATTGTTACATAATGTCTATATAGTACTCTTTTTTTTAGCATCGAATATTCTCTGGGCGAATGAAAAAGATAAAGTAAACGTTTTTTATCAAGCAGGAAAATTTGATAAAGCCATGGAGGTGGTTTTTAAAGAATTGGAAAGAACAGATATAGAGCCATCTGATGCATATTTTTTTTTAAATGTTTTGGGTGAAATCCATCGTACAAAAGAAGACTTTCCTAAGGCTTTAAAATATCTTAAACAGTCGCAAAAATTTATTGATAATCGTAGAAATCAAGTTCATTTTCACAATAGAATAGGAGCTGTTTATTACCAATGGGCATTTTGTGATGTAGAAAAAACAGAAAAAGCATTTCAATATTTGTATAAATCAATTGAGGAATCTGATGGAGCCTTTTTGGAAATGGAACTAAATTCTTGGAATCTGATCGCTACTTTAGAGTCGCAGGTGAATAATAATCACTCAAAATCTATTAACATTTTTGCAAAAGCTATTGAACAGGCTCTTTTAAATAATTTTATTGATATCGAGACCCAATTGCTCATCAACAGTACAACACCATTAACGGCTATGGAAAAGTGGCAAAAGGCGGAGCATAATCTTTGTAAAGCACTTTCTATATCCAATACTTTAAAAATTCCTATTTATCAACTCACTATCTATCAAAAATTATCCAATATTTATCAAGCTATTGGCAATGATATTTTGCAAGTGCAATCCTTGCGGAGAGAAATAGACTATACCTATCAAATATTTGATACTAAAAAGATTGCTTTAGAGAAAAAACTAGAAAAAGTTTTTCAAGTTCATAAAAAGGAAAAGGAAAATGCCAAATTATTGGTTGAAAATAAGTTTAAATCTTGGATCATAGCCGTTTCTGTTTTGGTATTATTTGTTTTTAT is a window of Flavobacteriales bacterium DNA encoding:
- a CDS encoding HAMP domain-containing histidine kinase → MLHNVYIVLFFLASNILWANEKDKVNVFYQAGKFDKAMEVVFKELERTDIEPSDAYFFLNVLGEIHRTKEDFPKALKYLKQSQKFIDNRRNQVHFHNRIGAVYYQWAFCDVEKTEKAFQYLYKSIEESDGAFLEMELNSWNLIATLESQVNNNHSKSINIFAKAIEQALLNNFIDIETQLLINSTTPLTAMEKWQKAEHNLCKALSISNTLKIPIYQLTIYQKLSNIYQAIGNDILQVQSLRREIDYTYQIFDTKKIALEKKLEKVFQVHKKEKENAKLLVENKFKSWIIAVSVLVLFVFMILIARVIKLKNKLSIKNKALEESDTLNKKIFTIISHDLKSPMMSLESMIFLLDENWIGKQEIAQYKKELSIKISQAKSFIDDLLLWSYSEINQEVILEQLEISKIIEQIEQLYKESLVENRQKILYTQKTTEIPVGHRMLIFLVLKNLILNAINYAEKNSTINVLTEESKEGRSIISVKSTGESISPEISKKIFDLSRAIDLDKVTSNGGYGIGLNILSRLLDKHGAKIWIDDSFSKGVLVKFEVC